Proteins encoded by one window of Xenopus tropicalis strain Nigerian chromosome 6, UCB_Xtro_10.0, whole genome shotgun sequence:
- the LOC100127750 gene encoding cytochrome c oxidase subunit 4 isoform 1, mitochondrial, with translation MLTTVARTLRGARSVTWRSLSTTSPVSATLDRGYDITTNKPIDFTKPMYCERREYPLPDVPFVSELNPQQKALKLKENGPWGQLTKEEKLALYRISFNQSYAEMHSGSKSEWKTIVGAVLYFLAFGGLYLWWHRIYVYGPVPHTLSEDWVAMQAKRMIDMRINPVTGFSSHWDYEKKQWK, from the exons ATGCTAACAACTGTAGCACGCACACTTAGGGGAGCAAGGTCAGTTACCTGGAGAAGTCTCTCCACCACCAGCCCTGTGTCGGCAACTCTGGATCGTGGTTATG ATATAACTACCAACAAACCAATTGATTTTACCAAGCCAATGTACTGTGAACGCAGAGAGTACCCTCTGCCAGATGTACCCTTTGTATCTGAACTGAACCCTCAGCAGAAGGCTTTAAAGCTGAAGGAAAATGGACCCTGGGGCCAGCTAACCAAGGAGGAGAAACTTGCTT TATATCGCATCAGCTTTAACCAATCCTATGCAGAAATGCATTCTGGTTCAAAGTCAGAATGGAAAACCATTGTCGGAGCTGTGCTGTACTTCTTGGCCTTTGGTGGACTGTATCTCTGGTGGCACCGTATATATG TGTATGGCCCTGTTCCTCACACTCTCTCAGAGGATTGGGTAGCAATGCAAGCAAAACGAATGATTGATATGAGAATCAATCCTGTCACCGGCTTCTCTTCTCACTGGGATTATGAGAAGAAGCAGTGGAAGTAA